From a region of the Nostoc sp. KVJ3 genome:
- a CDS encoding sensor histidine kinase: MQSFLKFQPNPFRFLVYTEWVMLTSCGSLAGLEAIAGRRLPLEHISVLLLLCMMGWVLPTGNLPVKILYTLAEIGLIFYGTTLGYLHILPTLYLIVFIRSCFIFSTIGRWAICGMLLVLFLDNQIIYVQNMTKLMPRLEEQFWMHLVAETLMFGLGLFLVLMLVNTLLSERQSQGDLAIAHQQLQQYALQSEELGAAQERNRIARDIHDSLGYVLTALNVQLQTAVILQQQEPDRAQPFLQQARRLGMTAMQEVRKSVQALRQENRAEQSLTETIAAVVDDFRQASGIQTQMQITGETGGIGNIAVSSAIINALYRIVQEALTNIYKYAQATTVTVEIEITSEIVRLSVVDNGCGFDRGSSIRTGFGLQGMQERIAVLGGTFILETEPGRGCRIGVEVRLTNTLPEVSSS, from the coding sequence ATGCAGTCTTTCCTCAAATTCCAGCCTAATCCATTTCGCTTTTTGGTATATACCGAATGGGTCATGCTTACAAGCTGCGGTTCCCTAGCCGGATTGGAAGCGATCGCTGGGCGGCGGTTGCCTCTTGAGCATATTTCCGTTTTGCTATTGCTTTGCATGATGGGGTGGGTGCTGCCAACGGGCAATTTGCCCGTAAAAATCCTCTATACATTAGCTGAAATTGGTTTAATTTTCTACGGAACAACGCTGGGATATCTCCACATTTTGCCGACGCTGTACTTGATTGTGTTTATTCGTAGTTGCTTCATCTTCAGTACGATCGGACGTTGGGCAATTTGCGGAATGTTGCTCGTGCTGTTTTTGGACAATCAGATCATCTACGTGCAGAATATGACAAAGCTTATGCCCCGATTAGAAGAGCAGTTTTGGATGCATCTGGTTGCAGAAACACTGATGTTTGGGTTGGGGCTGTTCTTGGTGCTAATGCTGGTCAATACACTCTTGTCTGAACGTCAGTCTCAGGGGGATCTAGCGATCGCGCATCAGCAGCTTCAGCAGTATGCCCTCCAGTCAGAAGAGTTGGGAGCTGCCCAGGAGCGCAATCGGATTGCTCGTGATATTCATGATTCTTTAGGATATGTGCTGACAGCGTTGAATGTGCAGCTACAAACGGCAGTGATCCTCCAACAACAAGAGCCAGATCGGGCACAACCCTTTTTGCAGCAGGCTCGACGGTTAGGTATGACTGCTATGCAAGAAGTGCGAAAATCGGTGCAGGCATTGCGCCAAGAAAATCGAGCAGAGCAGTCTTTGACTGAGACGATAGCCGCTGTGGTCGATGATTTTCGGCAGGCAAGTGGTATTCAAACGCAAATGCAGATAACAGGAGAGACAGGAGGAATAGGTAATATTGCAGTGTCCTCTGCGATCATAAATGCACTATACCGAATTGTTCAGGAGGCGCTGACTAATATTTATAAGTATGCTCAAGCAACAACAGTGACAGTAGAAATTGAGATAACATCCGAAATCGTGCGGCTGAGTGTTGTAGATAATGGATGTGGGTTTGATCGGGGTAGCTCCATTAGGACAGGATTTGGACTACAAGGGATGCAGGAGCGAATCGCTGTACTGGGAGGCACGTTCATCTTGGAAACAGAACCAGGAAGGGGCTGTCGAATTGGAGTGGAAGTACGTCTGACAAATACTTTACCAGAAGTGTCATCTAGCTAG
- a CDS encoding type I polyketide synthase, whose amino-acid sequence MYFKKVDIAIAKLSQDMTHCERTLLKVISCQNSQMQKSMQTTTTINKKLHTTPIAIIGMSSLFPKARKLREYWENIINKVDCITDVPLSRWNIDDYYNPDPKAPEKTYCKRGGFIPDVDFYPMEFGLPPNILEVTDISQLLSLVVAKEAMKDAGYDEKHDFNRETVGVVLGVAQSNQLGMPLAARLHYPVWEKVLKSSGLSDDDTQKIIAKIKSAYVEWDENAFPGMLANVVAGRIANRFNFGGMNCVVDAACASSLSALKLAISELVEHRSDMMLTGGVDTNNSITTYICFSKTPAMSPSGNIRPFDAQSDGILVGEGIGMLVLKRLEDAERDNDKIYAVIKGIGASSDGRFKSIYAPRKEGQVKALQRAYEDAGFARETVGLIEAHGTATLAGDSTEFASLKEFFGEHNGFPYIALGSVKSQIGHTKAAAGAASLIKASLALHHKILPPTINITQPNPRLNIEDSPFYLNTEARPWIHGNETPRRAGVSSFGFGGSNYHVVLEEYLGKQNEAYRLQSTPDTMLLFAETPVKLLNKCQELLSQLESNLGDRYYTELVESCKSVEIPLSAARVGFVVASRIEASRFLQITINCLKEKSNLNFWDHPQGIYYHTCGMDLSRKVVALFSGQGSQYLEMGKELVINFPELQQLYGRMDGLLRQDNLQSVSEIVFPSPVFTQTEKDAQATALQRTEYAQPAIAALSAGMYQILQKAGFQADFAAGHSFGELTALWAAGVLSEEDYCFLVKARGQAMATSQNSGDAGKMLAVKEDIYKVKELIEQFPQIRIANFNSPHQVVLAGNSAQITKIQQILQNQGTTAVLLPVAAAFHTPLIEFARKRFANACKRVTFSKPKISVYTNVTGKVYSSETELINKTLENHLSNSVLFNQEIENIYADGGYCFVEFGPKRVLTNLVKDILGQRPHIAVALNPNNQKDSDRSLREAVVQLRVAGLQLKHIDPYQIPSELPTIPQTKNWKVRLNSTNYVSEKTKKAFSNALLDGHEVKSHQNGSLPSRIMSKELENHLNNMQHKVHNGKPVTNISPMKELSVPGLKISTKSDQAVNNQRVLESLEYFLKQFQQHQSNNLQLHEQYLNHQQDYIKTFFQLMQQQNNLFTHSKLTDNYGELTPEIIDSLERGMLQFHNYHSETLRVHEQYLQHQIEYGRHFFDRLQQEYSNLVVNTQKQQLVEFSQLPAKATASNGKHIANFESPTTGTTVDADELWGNKKIEKLNNQETFTIADAVDTNEVWQDKNIEELNNQETFTPTVNIDIEQLGNKLLAITSDKTGYPVEMLELDMDLEADLGIDSIKRVEILAAMQTLYPDLPQPNLERLAEKHTIAQIVEYLQTLANPPEYIVQNAESAIAQSKQLPEIATTRFELESKNQELGVEIDFTELSDKLLAITSDKTGYPVEMLELDMDLEADLGIDSIKRVEILAAMQALYPDLPQPNLEQLTEKRTIREIVEYIQQLAAGEKKNLFNESNNQQQLLEHNDHNIVRSPVELKFLPRPDFLGFTLPQGYISLLTDDGSPTTTKLAQLLIDRGLKVVVLSFPQSLLHQQPLPQSINRIMLENLSEEHLQEKLGEITTNYGTVGIFIHLHPTLAAGDNYQITYLKAEKAIVKHIFLIAKHLRKSLTDAASYGRSCFCTVVRLDGAFGLSNQGNFNVIGGSLFGLSKSLKWEWPNVFCRAIDLSSSINAEQSAHHIIAELHDPNLYISEVAYGSQGRTTLISTEDSKYLLGF is encoded by the coding sequence ATGTACTTTAAAAAAGTTGACATAGCTATAGCGAAGTTATCTCAGGACATGACTCATTGTGAAAGAACTTTGTTGAAAGTGATTTCGTGCCAAAATAGCCAAATGCAAAAATCCATGCAAACTACAACAACAATTAATAAAAAATTACATACTACTCCTATTGCCATTATTGGTATGTCTTCTCTATTTCCAAAAGCTAGAAAATTGCGAGAATACTGGGAAAATATTATTAATAAAGTTGATTGTATTACTGATGTTCCGCTCTCACGCTGGAATATCGATGATTATTATAACCCAGACCCCAAAGCACCTGAAAAAACATATTGTAAAAGAGGTGGATTTATACCAGATGTTGATTTTTATCCGATGGAATTTGGACTTCCACCTAACATTTTAGAAGTAACAGATATTTCTCAACTATTGAGTTTGGTAGTAGCAAAAGAGGCAATGAAAGATGCTGGCTACGATGAAAAACATGATTTTAATCGTGAAACAGTTGGGGTTGTTCTAGGAGTTGCACAGTCCAATCAGCTAGGTATGCCACTTGCGGCAAGGCTTCACTATCCTGTTTGGGAAAAAGTTTTAAAAAGCAGTGGTTTATCTGATGACGATACGCAGAAAATTATTGCGAAAATCAAGAGTGCATATGTAGAGTGGGACGAAAATGCTTTTCCTGGTATGTTGGCAAATGTAGTTGCAGGAAGAATTGCCAATCGCTTTAATTTTGGAGGTATGAACTGTGTTGTTGATGCAGCTTGTGCCAGTTCATTGAGCGCCTTAAAGCTGGCGATTAGTGAATTGGTAGAACATCGATCTGACATGATGTTGACTGGTGGGGTAGATACTAATAACTCAATCACTACCTATATTTGTTTTAGTAAAACACCTGCGATGTCTCCTAGTGGAAATATCCGCCCTTTCGATGCCCAATCTGATGGGATACTTGTAGGAGAAGGTATTGGGATGTTAGTACTCAAACGCCTTGAAGATGCAGAAAGGGATAATGATAAAATTTATGCAGTCATCAAAGGAATTGGTGCTTCTAGTGATGGACGATTCAAGAGTATTTATGCACCCCGAAAAGAAGGGCAGGTGAAAGCATTACAACGGGCATATGAAGATGCAGGCTTTGCTCGTGAAACTGTTGGTTTGATAGAAGCCCACGGTACAGCTACTCTAGCTGGTGATTCTACAGAATTCGCATCTTTGAAGGAATTTTTTGGAGAACACAATGGCTTCCCATATATTGCTCTTGGTAGTGTTAAATCTCAAATTGGACATACTAAAGCGGCAGCAGGCGCAGCAAGCCTAATAAAAGCTTCTCTGGCGCTACATCATAAGATATTACCACCCACAATCAACATTACTCAGCCAAACCCAAGACTCAATATAGAAGATTCACCATTCTATTTAAATACCGAAGCTAGACCTTGGATTCATGGTAATGAAACACCAAGACGAGCAGGTGTAAGTTCTTTTGGATTTGGTGGCAGTAATTATCATGTTGTTCTGGAAGAATACTTAGGCAAGCAGAATGAAGCTTATCGTTTGCAATCAACTCCAGATACAATGTTGCTATTTGCCGAAACCCCGGTAAAATTATTAAACAAATGTCAAGAACTTCTCAGTCAGCTTGAGTCCAATTTAGGCGACAGATACTATACGGAATTAGTAGAAAGTTGCAAATCAGTTGAAATTCCCCTTTCGGCAGCAAGAGTAGGATTTGTTGTAGCGTCTCGTATTGAGGCTAGCAGGTTTCTGCAAATAACAATTAATTGTTTAAAAGAAAAATCAAACCTCAATTTTTGGGATCATCCACAAGGAATTTACTATCATACTTGTGGGATGGATTTATCACGAAAAGTAGTAGCATTATTTTCTGGACAAGGTTCCCAATACTTAGAGATGGGTAAGGAATTGGTAATTAATTTCCCAGAATTACAACAGCTTTACGGGCGTATGGATGGCCTATTACGCCAAGATAATTTACAATCAGTATCGGAGATTGTTTTTCCATCACCAGTTTTTACCCAAACAGAAAAAGATGCCCAAGCTACTGCACTACAAAGAACAGAGTATGCTCAACCTGCGATCGCAGCTTTGAGTGCAGGAATGTATCAAATTTTGCAAAAAGCCGGGTTTCAAGCTGATTTTGCCGCCGGACATAGCTTTGGAGAATTAACGGCGTTGTGGGCTGCGGGAGTACTGAGTGAAGAAGATTATTGCTTTTTGGTAAAAGCTAGAGGGCAAGCAATGGCAACTTCTCAGAACTCTGGTGATGCTGGGAAAATGCTTGCCGTTAAAGAAGATATTTATAAAGTCAAAGAACTAATTGAGCAATTTCCGCAAATCAGAATTGCTAATTTTAACTCTCCCCATCAAGTTGTCCTGGCAGGAAATTCTGCTCAGATAACTAAAATACAGCAGATTTTACAAAATCAAGGTACAACTGCGGTACTATTACCTGTTGCAGCTGCTTTTCATACACCGTTGATTGAATTTGCTCGCAAAAGATTTGCTAACGCTTGTAAGCGTGTAACTTTTAGCAAACCAAAAATATCAGTTTATACAAATGTTACAGGTAAGGTTTATTCTAGTGAAACGGAACTAATTAATAAAACACTAGAAAATCATCTCTCCAACTCAGTATTGTTTAATCAAGAAATTGAAAATATCTACGCAGATGGAGGTTATTGCTTTGTTGAATTTGGTCCGAAACGAGTTTTAACTAACTTGGTAAAAGATATTTTAGGTCAACGTCCACACATAGCTGTAGCATTGAACCCTAACAACCAGAAAGATAGCGATCGCTCATTACGAGAAGCTGTTGTGCAATTGCGTGTTGCAGGACTGCAATTAAAGCATATTGACCCTTATCAAATACCTTCGGAACTTCCCACAATTCCACAAACTAAGAATTGGAAAGTACGTTTAAATAGTACTAACTATGTTTCAGAAAAAACTAAAAAAGCATTTTCAAATGCTTTACTTGATGGTCATGAGGTCAAATCACATCAGAATGGTTCTTTGCCTTCAAGAATAATGTCAAAAGAGCTTGAAAATCATCTAAATAATATGCAACATAAAGTACATAATGGTAAGCCTGTAACTAATATTTCTCCCATGAAAGAACTTTCAGTACCAGGTTTAAAGATATCTACCAAATCAGACCAAGCTGTGAATAATCAACGAGTATTAGAAAGTTTAGAATACTTTCTGAAGCAATTTCAGCAACATCAAAGCAATAACTTACAACTGCATGAGCAGTATCTTAACCATCAGCAGGATTACATCAAAACATTTTTCCAACTGATGCAACAACAGAATAATTTATTTACTCATAGTAAGCTGACAGATAATTATGGAGAACTTACGCCGGAAATAATAGACAGTTTAGAACGTGGTATGTTGCAGTTTCATAACTATCATAGTGAAACCCTACGCGTTCATGAGCAATACCTTCAACATCAGATAGAATACGGTAGGCACTTTTTTGACAGATTACAACAAGAGTATTCTAATTTAGTTGTTAATACTCAGAAGCAGCAATTAGTAGAATTTTCTCAGTTGCCTGCAAAAGCTACTGCATCAAATGGTAAACACATCGCTAATTTTGAATCGCCTACTACTGGAACTACAGTTGACGCAGATGAATTATGGGGAAATAAAAAGATTGAAAAATTGAATAATCAAGAAACATTTACTATTGCAGATGCAGTTGATACAAATGAGGTATGGCAAGATAAAAACATTGAAGAATTGAATAATCAAGAAACATTTACTCCTACCGTAAATATTGACATTGAGCAACTGGGTAATAAGTTACTTGCAATTACAAGCGATAAAACAGGTTATCCAGTAGAAATGTTGGAACTTGACATGGATTTGGAAGCAGATTTGGGAATCGATTCTATCAAGCGTGTGGAAATTTTAGCCGCGATGCAAACCTTATATCCTGATTTACCACAACCAAATTTAGAACGACTTGCAGAAAAACATACCATTGCTCAGATAGTAGAATATCTGCAAACATTAGCAAATCCTCCAGAATATATTGTACAAAATGCAGAATCGGCGATCGCTCAATCCAAACAATTACCTGAAATAGCTACTACAAGATTTGAATTAGAATCTAAAAACCAGGAACTAGGGGTAGAAATTGATTTTACGGAGTTGAGCGATAAGTTACTTGCAATTACAAGCGATAAAACAGGTTATCCAGTAGAAATGTTGGAACTTGACATGGATTTGGAAGCAGATTTGGGAATCGATTCTATCAAGCGTGTGGAAATTTTAGCCGCGATGCAAGCTTTATATCCTGATTTACCGCAACCAAATTTGGAACAACTTACAGAAAAACGCACCATCCGTGAAATAGTCGAATATATTCAACAGCTAGCTGCTGGTGAAAAAAAAAACTTATTCAACGAGTCTAATAACCAGCAACAGCTTTTAGAGCATAATGACCACAATATTGTTCGTAGTCCGGTAGAACTCAAATTTCTTCCTCGACCAGATTTTTTAGGATTTACACTACCGCAGGGATACATCAGTTTACTTACCGATGATGGTTCTCCTACGACTACAAAACTAGCTCAGTTACTTATTGATCGGGGTTTGAAGGTTGTTGTTTTAAGTTTTCCTCAATCACTCCTCCACCAACAGCCATTACCCCAAAGCATAAATCGTATTATGTTGGAAAATTTGAGCGAAGAACATTTACAGGAAAAGTTGGGTGAAATTACCACAAATTACGGAACAGTTGGCATTTTTATTCATCTCCATCCTACCCTTGCAGCAGGTGATAACTATCAAATTACCTATTTGAAAGCAGAAAAGGCAATTGTTAAACATATATTCTTGATAGCAAAACATCTGAGGAAATCTCTCACAGATGCCGCCAGCTACGGACGCAGTTGTTTTTGCACTGTAGTTCGTCTTGATGGAGCATTTGGACTTTCAAATCAAGGTAATTTCAATGTCATTGGTGGTAGCTTGTTTGGATTAAGCAAAAGCCTGAAATGGGAATGGCCAAATGTATTTTGTCGAGCAATTGACCTGAGTTCTAGTATTAATGCTGAACAATCAGCACATCACATCATTGCCGAACTGCATGATCCAAATCTTTATATTTCCGAAGTTGCTTATGGTTCACAAGGACGAACAACTCTAATTAGCACAGAGGATAGCAAATACCTACTGGGGTTTTAA
- a CDS encoding response regulator transcription factor translates to MINVLIVDDQSLICQGLKTMLELQPDLEVVGIASNGEMAIEQVVALQPDLVLMDIRMPLMDGRAATITICERFPNVKVLVLSTFDDDQYIVESIRAGAKGYLLKDMPVDELVQAIRLAYQGYAQLAPGLLEKMINNPWGIAKPIASPELKMLTKREQQVFQLIAGGATNREIAKQLVVTEGTVKTHVTHLLNRLDCRNRAQLAIIANSSLTIVEE, encoded by the coding sequence ATGATTAATGTGTTGATTGTGGACGATCAAAGCCTGATTTGCCAAGGGCTAAAAACGATGCTAGAATTGCAGCCAGATTTGGAGGTAGTGGGGATTGCCAGCAATGGTGAGATGGCAATAGAGCAGGTCGTAGCCCTCCAACCTGATTTGGTGCTGATGGATATACGAATGCCATTGATGGATGGGAGAGCCGCAACAATAACGATTTGTGAACGATTTCCCAATGTGAAAGTGCTGGTACTCAGCACGTTTGATGATGACCAGTATATTGTCGAGTCAATCCGGGCAGGTGCGAAAGGCTACCTGCTCAAAGATATGCCCGTAGACGAGTTAGTGCAAGCAATTCGGCTGGCGTACCAAGGCTATGCTCAGTTGGCTCCAGGGCTGTTAGAAAAAATGATAAACAATCCCTGGGGCATCGCTAAACCAATCGCTTCGCCAGAATTGAAGATGCTGACGAAGCGTGAGCAGCAGGTCTTCCAGTTGATTGCCGGTGGAGCTACCAATCGAGAAATCGCTAAACAGTTAGTGGTTACTGAAGGCACTGTGAAGACTCATGTGACACATTTGCTAAATCGCCTCGATTGTAGGAACCGCGCCCAGTTAGCGATCATTGCTAATTCCTCATTGACTATTGTAGAGGAATAA
- a CDS encoding TniQ family protein yields the protein MSVESLANYESWDLTMNQLPKRSHLYSLKPIGFGTPTVESFTSYLQRLAAAHGVSIASLIRYKITPLFIQSNQPPDFLKADDAIKMLINAWHREPALLQQQSAKFWLDRTQHVSKVVAIVEKLTARLDLSFLTLLQWHSWRLNFSHIFHTEQRWCSGCYQDWREAGLPIYNPLLWTIEPVSVCPVHQRYLQLRCLYCGCFQQFLNLDCHSFGYCCVCNAWLGRFVDNTSFSQGSRFDWEKWAAQSVGQIFGAMPTLSSTSFSQVTPPAKYRRKPTLTKFLRWCYKLGINPVKGLEILSIIPSVVS from the coding sequence ATGTCGGTTGAAAGTTTGGCTAATTATGAGTCGTGGGACTTAACGATGAACCAACTTCCAAAACGCAGCCATCTTTATTCTCTTAAACCAATAGGTTTTGGTACACCCACAGTTGAAAGTTTTACTAGTTACTTACAGCGCTTGGCTGCTGCACATGGTGTCTCGATTGCTAGTTTAATTCGCTATAAAATTACGCCGTTATTTATTCAGAGCAATCAACCACCCGATTTCTTGAAAGCTGATGATGCTATCAAAATGCTCATCAATGCTTGGCATCGAGAGCCTGCACTTTTACAACAGCAGTCTGCTAAATTTTGGTTAGACCGAACGCAACATGTTTCAAAGGTAGTTGCCATCGTTGAGAAATTAACTGCTAGGCTTGATCTGAGTTTTCTGACTTTACTTCAATGGCACTCCTGGCGACTTAACTTCAGTCATATTTTCCATACTGAACAACGTTGGTGTTCTGGCTGCTATCAAGACTGGCGTGAAGCTGGTTTACCTATTTATAACCCTTTGTTGTGGACAATAGAACCTGTCAGTGTTTGTCCAGTTCACCAACGTTACCTACAACTGCGGTGCTTGTACTGTGGTTGTTTTCAACAGTTTCTCAATCTGGACTGCCATTCTTTTGGTTATTGTTGTGTGTGTAATGCATGGTTGGGTCGGTTTGTAGACAATACTTCTTTTTCTCAGGGGTCTCGGTTTGATTGGGAAAAGTGGGCTGCTCAATCTGTTGGCCAGATTTTTGGCGCTATGCCAACACTTAGTTCGACTTCTTTTTCTCAAGTTACCCCGCCAGCTAAATATCGGCGAAAACCTACTCTCACTAAATTTTTAAGGTGGTGTTACAAACTTGGAATTAATCCTGTTAAGGGTTTGGAAATTCTCTCGATTATACCGAGTGTAGTCAGTTGA